The Rhodocytophaga rosea genome has a segment encoding these proteins:
- a CDS encoding PASTA domain-containing protein: MLQIKTGSKKDVLIHLGIMLSLVSIVVLGFFFIYLPSTTHHGESIPVPELSGKHIHEVEKYLGEYNLRYEISDSTFILDKPASIVLTQYPKAGERVKENRKIYITVTTSIPPHVEMPKLVDISLKSAELLLQSNQLRLGESKRIPHLAQNLVLKQEWNGKEVAPGTKIPKGSIIHLTVGDGVGSNTLPVPDLVGMSYSEAEIVIKGSNLIIGRILPAGITPDATSKVVKQNPGSSEGKSIREGEQIDIWLEKKMDN, translated from the coding sequence ATGCTGCAAATAAAAACAGGATCTAAAAAGGATGTACTGATTCATCTGGGTATTATGCTAAGTTTAGTATCCATCGTAGTGCTGGGATTCTTTTTTATTTATCTGCCTTCTACTACCCATCATGGCGAATCAATTCCTGTACCTGAGCTTTCAGGCAAGCATATTCATGAAGTGGAGAAGTACCTGGGTGAGTATAACCTGAGGTATGAAATAAGTGATTCCACCTTTATTTTGGATAAACCTGCCTCTATCGTGCTTACACAATATCCCAAAGCTGGAGAAAGAGTGAAGGAAAATCGTAAAATTTATATTACCGTTACTACCAGTATTCCGCCTCATGTGGAAATGCCTAAACTCGTAGATATTTCCCTCAAGAGTGCTGAGTTATTACTACAAAGCAATCAGTTACGCTTAGGTGAAAGTAAACGTATACCTCATCTGGCACAGAACCTGGTATTGAAGCAGGAATGGAATGGGAAGGAGGTAGCGCCAGGTACAAAGATTCCTAAAGGTTCTATCATTCATCTGACTGTAGGAGATGGCGTAGGTTCAAATACTTTGCCTGTTCCTGATCTGGTAGGGATGAGTTATTCTGAAGCGGAGATTGTAATTAAAGGTTCAAATTTGATAATTGGTCGTATATTGCCTGCAGGTATTACACCGGATGCTACAAGTAAAGTAGTGAAGCAGAATCCTGGTAGTAGTGAGGGTAAAAGTATACGAGAAGGGGAGCAGATAGATATCTGGCTTGAAAAGAAAATGGATAATTGA
- a CDS encoding DUF2911 domain-containing protein — protein sequence MKKVLHTLVFVLIACCCITEGVQAQINMPAASPSATLTQQVGLGEVKISYSRPSMKGRKIFGGLKPYGEVWRTGANAATTITFSEEVMLEGKKVPAGTYAIMSIPGETEWVVILSKNLKVSEGDYKQSDDQARFTVKPAKTGSPYETLTIDISDLTNSTALINIKWENTKVSLKLETEVDAKVMAQIKDRMEPNANVYYQAAVYYMESGKDLKQAMEWMNKATVKDAQFWQLHQKAKLQAKLNDNKGAIESAKKSIELAKIAKNSDYVRMNESLIAELQKAK from the coding sequence ATGAAAAAAGTATTGCATACTTTAGTTTTTGTTTTAATAGCTTGTTGTTGTATCACCGAAGGAGTACAGGCACAAATTAATATGCCGGCAGCTAGTCCATCGGCTACACTCACACAGCAAGTAGGACTTGGAGAAGTAAAGATCTCTTATTCCCGCCCCAGCATGAAGGGCCGGAAGATATTTGGCGGCTTAAAACCGTATGGTGAAGTATGGCGAACTGGTGCTAATGCAGCTACTACCATCACCTTCAGTGAAGAAGTTATGCTGGAGGGCAAAAAAGTTCCGGCTGGCACCTATGCTATTATGTCGATTCCCGGAGAAACAGAATGGGTAGTGATCTTAAGTAAAAACCTTAAGGTATCTGAAGGCGATTATAAACAATCGGATGACCAGGCCCGCTTTACGGTGAAGCCTGCTAAAACAGGGAGCCCCTACGAAACCCTTACTATTGATATTTCTGACCTTACGAACAGCACCGCACTAATCAATATTAAGTGGGAAAACACGAAGGTAAGCCTCAAGCTGGAAACCGAAGTAGATGCGAAGGTAATGGCCCAGATCAAGGATAGAATGGAACCTAATGCGAATGTATATTACCAGGCCGCTGTATATTATATGGAATCAGGCAAAGACCTGAAACAGGCCATGGAATGGATGAACAAAGCAACAGTGAAAGATGCACAGTTCTGGCAATTACACCAGAAAGCAAAGCTACAGGCGAAACTCAACGATAACAAAGGTGCTATTGAATCAGCCAAGAAGTCGATTGAGCTGGCTAAAATTGCCAAGAATAGTGATTATGTGCGTATGAACGAAAGCCTGATCGCTGAATTGCAGAAAGCAAAGTAA
- a CDS encoding toxin-antitoxin system YwqK family antitoxin: MKYILVNLILVLITTISGCKQNDLQMIYYPDGTLKMKIEVKDKLYHGKAYEYYESGKLKFEANYRDGLLQGTSLTYYENGNIMEEKKWVNGKLHGLTTGFYEDGKVKSKILFSNNNRIDNARFYHENGRLKAIIPYSDDKIKGKLIEYHDNGMVSLENYVGTVDTLTDVSLWSKKFDRKGALLEKYHIVEIISAKEPNTGSYKINIKLDGARYEKITVFIGSLDENYSYTGGKQDTIYSNNLEATYIYKPKKAGKHIIRGKIQDYKEGQIRKTKTLDDTYAYFTYVLDVK, from the coding sequence ATGAAATATATATTAGTTAATCTGATCTTAGTACTTATAACTACAATATCCGGTTGCAAACAAAATGATTTACAGATGATATATTATCCTGACGGAACACTTAAAATGAAAATAGAAGTCAAAGATAAACTATACCATGGTAAAGCTTATGAATATTACGAAAGCGGCAAGCTAAAATTTGAAGCCAATTATAGGGATGGGTTACTGCAGGGAACGAGTCTTACCTATTATGAAAATGGAAATATAATGGAAGAAAAAAAATGGGTAAATGGAAAACTACATGGATTAACCACTGGATTTTACGAAGATGGCAAGGTTAAATCTAAAATATTATTTTCAAATAATAACAGAATAGATAATGCTAGGTTTTATCATGAGAATGGAAGATTGAAAGCTATAATACCTTATTCTGATGATAAAATAAAAGGAAAACTCATAGAATATCATGATAATGGAATGGTGAGTTTAGAAAATTATGTAGGAACAGTTGATACATTAACAGATGTGTCTCTGTGGAGCAAAAAATTTGACAGAAAAGGGGCGTTACTAGAAAAGTACCATATTGTGGAGATAATCTCTGCCAAAGAACCAAATACAGGGAGTTATAAAATAAATATAAAATTAGATGGAGCCCGCTATGAAAAGATTACAGTTTTTATAGGCAGCTTAGATGAAAATTATAGTTATACAGGAGGAAAGCAAGATACCATTTACAGCAATAACTTAGAAGCTACTTATATCTATAAACCTAAAAAAGCAGGCAAACATATTATTAGAGGTAAGATTCAAGATTATAAAGAAGGGCAGATTAGAAAAACAAAAACTTTAGATGATACATATGCCTATTTTACTTATGTACTAGATGTCAAATAA
- a CDS encoding T9SS type A sorting domain-containing protein — MLCFFTFPAAAQLQLYPLQNKATEALQPTSKPQARTQADPLTLPFFDDFSTVYGKPDPARWQGRGGVYINNTAAVNPPSKGVATFDGLDSTGTPRDFSRATIQSPTDTLTSRPINLAGQEAANVYLSFFWQARGIGELPDPTDSLLLEFKTADTTWNSILTITGQNTAEFKQEIIAVPALYCHASFQFRFRLFSRPAGPYDAWHIDYVYLDRNRNATDRYVRDVATVDQPASLLKNFTAMPLVQLQADPTQLKDSVYTSIYNSHSRGVFTTYNFKVENIYNSQVLINSAFPDPSPINSLNRQLKGVRLNQAALLPAVDSLLLKYTFSFNTGDDNATIPSVNLQQNDTISGTTVLHNYYAYDDGTAEYGLGLRQRQGRVACKFYVNTPDTLTSIRLYFTRMESDLKGQTFVLRIWSKLDTARSSVLYEKSIPIRYSDTLNKFIDFPLLPNVLVSDTFYVGWQQSSDDILAIGLDKNTNASSQLYYNISGLWEQNTEIQGSAMIRPVFARVTTVGLPENEETRNFVLYPNPTAGRLTWNDDGVSLIEVYDILGKKVKSQVFQPSSTQELNLSQLNPGMYILYIHFKKYVIARKVMVQR, encoded by the coding sequence ATGCTCTGTTTTTTTACTTTTCCAGCTGCTGCACAACTCCAGCTATATCCGCTGCAAAACAAGGCAACAGAGGCACTGCAACCAACTTCAAAACCTCAGGCACGCACCCAGGCTGATCCATTAACACTTCCTTTTTTTGATGATTTTTCTACCGTTTACGGAAAACCAGATCCGGCTCGCTGGCAAGGGAGGGGAGGTGTATATATTAATAACACGGCTGCCGTAAATCCGCCTTCTAAAGGTGTGGCTACTTTTGATGGATTAGATTCTACAGGCACACCCCGGGATTTCAGCCGCGCTACTATCCAGAGCCCTACTGATACACTTACCTCCAGACCTATTAATCTGGCGGGGCAAGAGGCGGCAAATGTATATTTGAGCTTTTTCTGGCAGGCACGCGGGATCGGAGAATTACCAGATCCAACAGATTCATTGTTGTTGGAATTTAAAACGGCTGATACTACCTGGAATAGTATTCTCACGATAACAGGTCAGAATACAGCAGAATTCAAACAGGAAATAATAGCTGTGCCGGCATTGTATTGTCATGCCTCCTTTCAGTTCCGGTTCCGTTTATTCAGCCGCCCGGCTGGCCCTTATGATGCCTGGCATATAGATTATGTATACCTCGACCGGAATCGCAATGCTACGGACAGGTATGTAAGGGATGTGGCTACCGTGGATCAACCAGCTTCCCTGTTGAAAAATTTTACAGCCATGCCGCTTGTCCAGCTTCAAGCCGATCCTACCCAGCTCAAAGATTCTGTCTATACCAGTATTTATAATTCACATAGCAGGGGTGTGTTTACTACCTATAATTTCAAGGTGGAGAACATTTATAATAGTCAGGTACTTATCAACTCAGCTTTTCCAGATCCTTCCCCTATTAATTCTCTCAATAGGCAGTTAAAAGGCGTACGGTTGAACCAGGCGGCTTTGCTTCCGGCAGTAGATTCTCTGTTGTTGAAATATACTTTTAGTTTTAATACCGGAGACGACAATGCCACCATTCCTTCTGTGAATTTGCAGCAGAATGATACTATTTCCGGAACTACTGTATTGCATAATTATTATGCGTACGACGATGGCACAGCAGAATACGGATTAGGCCTTCGCCAGCGGCAAGGAAGAGTTGCCTGTAAGTTTTATGTAAATACGCCAGATACACTTACCTCTATCCGCCTGTATTTTACCAGAATGGAAAGTGACCTGAAAGGACAGACATTTGTGCTGCGCATCTGGAGTAAACTTGATACCGCCCGGAGTTCGGTTTTATATGAAAAAAGTATTCCTATCCGTTACAGTGACACCCTCAATAAGTTTATTGATTTTCCTTTATTGCCTAATGTATTGGTTTCAGATACATTTTACGTAGGATGGCAGCAAAGTTCAGATGATATTCTGGCCATTGGATTGGATAAAAATACAAATGCGAGTTCGCAGCTATATTATAATATCTCAGGTTTGTGGGAGCAAAATACAGAGATACAAGGCAGCGCCATGATCCGGCCGGTATTTGCCAGGGTAACTACTGTTGGTCTGCCGGAAAATGAAGAAACCAGAAACTTTGTATTGTATCCGAATCCCACTGCCGGAAGGCTGACCTGGAACGATGATGGGGTTTCACTAATAGAAGTATATGATATATTAGGCAAGAAAGTTAAAAGCCAGGTATTCCAGCCATCTTCGACTCAGGAGCTTAATCTATCGCAATTGAATCCTGGTATGTATATCCTGTATATTCACTTCAAAAAGTATGTGATTGCCAGGAAAGTAATGGTGCAGCGGTAA
- a CDS encoding PASTA domain-containing protein yields MIYIKTSSKKDVLIHIGIMLSLLAIIVLSFFFIYLPSTTNHGESITVPDLSGMKVDAVEEFLESRDLRYEINDSTFISNKPASIVLTQYPKAGEKVKENRKIYITVTTNNPPNVEMPKLVDISLKSAQMLLQSYELQEGSIKYVPNLAQNLVLKQEFNGKEIAPGTKLPKGSKIDLTVGDGVGKDDFTLQNVVGMTLEEAKVVIEGSSLVIGSILYDGNSSEPTGTVIKQNPAADSNIRVGEVVDLWVSGTGPDTNE; encoded by the coding sequence ATGATCTATATAAAAACAAGTTCTAAGAAGGATGTACTGATACATATTGGCATTATGCTGAGTTTGCTGGCCATTATTGTGTTGAGCTTCTTTTTTATCTATTTGCCATCCACCACCAATCATGGCGAATCAATTACTGTACCTGATCTATCGGGAATGAAAGTAGATGCCGTAGAAGAATTTCTGGAATCTAGGGACCTGCGTTATGAGATAAATGATTCTACTTTTATTTCTAACAAGCCTGCTTCCATCGTACTCACACAATACCCAAAAGCAGGAGAGAAGGTGAAGGAAAACCGCAAGATCTATATTACAGTAACTACCAATAATCCGCCTAATGTAGAAATGCCAAAACTGGTGGATATTTCGCTGAAAAGCGCACAAATGCTGTTGCAGAGTTATGAGCTACAGGAAGGAAGCATTAAGTATGTTCCTAACCTGGCACAGAACCTGGTATTGAAACAGGAGTTTAATGGAAAAGAAATTGCGCCAGGCACTAAACTTCCGAAGGGATCAAAAATTGATTTAACCGTAGGGGATGGTGTAGGTAAAGATGATTTTACTTTACAAAATGTAGTTGGCATGACCCTGGAAGAAGCTAAAGTGGTAATTGAAGGTTCCAGCCTGGTGATCGGAAGTATCTTGTATGATGGCAATAGCAGCGAGCCTACCGGGACAGTGATCAAACAAAATCCTGCGGCTGATAGCAATATCCGGGTGGGCGAAGTAGTGGATTTATGGGTTTCCGGAACTGGACCTGATACCAATGAATAA
- a CDS encoding D-alanine--D-alanine ligase family protein, with translation MRIGIFFGGQSREREISFAGGRTVYDNLNKSLFEAVPVFVDSLGNFILLNWEYIYKGTIRDFYPPVSALPASSYNFQIYIESLGDLSISEQDAIINKVGKRIRPEEFRQYFDFAFLTLHGPFGEDGNIQGLLEWYNIPYSGSGILSSAIGINKKVQKDLMRNAGFASPRTTTFTRTEWLNTEYKGDLLEKLIHQIGLPFVIKAPNQGSSIGVSVLNEKDNARFVAGVNRSLFIQEVYTATWKTYSEEQKIRFITSLADIREGIGLPVYANGTLLHHPEALLNYLNNSREEQVTLMNVNGEESILIESFIPGKEFSCIVVQDEQGKPIALPPTEIVKVTELFDYRSKYLPGMSRKVTPIHVPEAHIEKIRSECSRLFEQLQFNVYARIDGFINSVGEVFLNDPNTTSGMLPSSFFFHQAAEIGLNPSQFLTYIIRTSLYERIKSGKNNLYLQNQLNTLDADIIRLQSAAVDKIKVAVIMGGFSSERHISVESGRNIYEKLSSSVKYQPVPVFLTGSEGNHELYVMPINIMLKDNADDIKEKVHAQKEKHPVIKKIVAEAGNITSKYVGSALEYPYAISYAELAELVDEVFIALHGRPGEDGAVQTELEKVGLPYNGSGVESSRITINKYETNRILRNHGISVANHALVYKNDWVQNPAQAIADIEKVFRYPIIAKPADDGCSSAVKKIKNRQELEAFAQMMFRELPEFLSGPIQVLSLKRNEEFPQKDYFLIEDLITANGARHFLEVTGGLLTKLDESGNLVYEVFEPSETLAVGEVLSLEEKFLAGEGQNITPARFSRDPQANKTISAQVRAVLEKTAKILQIEGYARIDAFVRVYENNQAETIIIEVNSLPGMTPATCIFHQTAINGYKPYHFIDAILDFGMKRKAISH, from the coding sequence ATGAGAATAGGAATATTTTTCGGGGGTCAGTCGCGTGAGCGGGAGATCTCCTTCGCCGGTGGCAGAACCGTCTATGACAATCTGAATAAAAGCTTGTTTGAAGCTGTACCTGTGTTTGTAGATAGCTTAGGCAATTTCATTTTACTCAACTGGGAATATATCTATAAAGGAACCATCCGGGATTTTTACCCTCCGGTAAGTGCCCTGCCGGCTTCTTCCTATAATTTTCAGATCTATATTGAATCCTTAGGAGATTTAAGCATTTCAGAACAGGATGCCATTATCAACAAGGTAGGCAAACGTATACGTCCGGAAGAGTTCAGGCAATACTTTGATTTTGCTTTTCTTACATTACATGGTCCGTTTGGGGAAGATGGCAATATCCAGGGCTTGCTGGAGTGGTATAATATTCCCTATTCCGGTTCCGGTATTTTATCTTCTGCGATCGGAATCAACAAGAAGGTGCAAAAAGACCTGATGCGTAATGCTGGTTTTGCTTCTCCCCGTACAACAACTTTTACCCGCACCGAATGGCTCAACACTGAGTACAAGGGTGACTTGCTGGAGAAGCTTATTCACCAGATCGGATTGCCCTTTGTGATAAAAGCGCCTAACCAGGGTTCTTCCATCGGGGTATCTGTACTCAATGAGAAAGACAATGCCAGGTTCGTAGCTGGTGTTAACCGCAGCTTGTTCATTCAGGAAGTGTACACCGCTACCTGGAAAACCTATTCAGAAGAACAGAAAATACGCTTTATTACTTCACTTGCCGATATACGGGAAGGAATTGGCTTGCCTGTGTATGCCAACGGTACTTTGCTCCATCATCCGGAAGCCTTGCTAAATTATCTCAATAATTCGCGTGAGGAGCAAGTAACCTTAATGAATGTAAATGGAGAAGAATCTATACTGATAGAGTCCTTTATTCCCGGGAAAGAATTTTCATGTATTGTGGTGCAGGACGAACAAGGCAAACCGATTGCTTTGCCACCTACGGAGATTGTAAAAGTCACTGAATTATTTGATTACCGTTCCAAGTACTTGCCAGGTATGAGCCGCAAGGTTACACCCATACATGTACCAGAAGCCCATATCGAGAAAATTCGCAGCGAATGCAGCCGCCTGTTTGAACAGTTGCAGTTTAATGTATATGCTAGGATAGATGGGTTTATTAACAGCGTAGGAGAAGTTTTTCTGAACGATCCCAATACTACCTCGGGTATGCTGCCTTCTTCCTTCTTCTTCCACCAGGCAGCAGAGATCGGCCTGAATCCATCCCAGTTCCTGACCTATATCATCCGGACTTCCCTGTATGAAAGAATTAAGTCGGGCAAGAATAACCTGTATCTGCAAAATCAATTAAATACACTCGATGCGGACATTATCCGTCTGCAAAGTGCCGCAGTAGATAAGATCAAGGTAGCAGTGATTATGGGCGGATTTTCTTCGGAGCGTCATATCTCGGTGGAAAGTGGCCGCAATATTTATGAGAAGCTCAGTTCGTCGGTAAAATACCAGCCTGTTCCGGTATTCCTCACTGGCAGCGAAGGAAACCATGAGCTATATGTGATGCCGATTAACATCATGCTGAAAGACAATGCCGATGATATTAAAGAAAAAGTACACGCCCAGAAAGAAAAGCACCCGGTAATCAAAAAGATTGTAGCCGAGGCGGGAAATATCACCAGCAAGTATGTAGGCAGTGCGCTTGAATATCCCTATGCCATTAGCTATGCAGAACTCGCAGAACTGGTAGATGAAGTGTTCATTGCCTTGCATGGACGCCCGGGTGAAGATGGCGCTGTACAGACAGAGCTTGAAAAAGTAGGATTGCCTTATAATGGATCTGGTGTAGAGAGCTCACGCATTACGATTAATAAGTACGAAACGAACCGGATTCTGCGCAATCATGGCATCAGTGTAGCCAACCATGCCCTGGTGTATAAAAATGACTGGGTACAAAACCCCGCACAGGCTATAGCCGATATTGAAAAAGTGTTCAGGTATCCCATTATTGCCAAACCTGCCGACGATGGTTGCAGCTCAGCTGTTAAAAAGATAAAGAACCGCCAGGAACTGGAAGCTTTTGCCCAGATGATGTTCCGGGAGTTACCAGAATTTTTATCTGGTCCTATCCAGGTACTTTCCCTGAAGCGCAATGAAGAATTTCCTCAGAAAGATTATTTCCTGATTGAGGATTTAATTACAGCCAATGGAGCCAGACACTTTCTGGAAGTTACCGGCGGATTATTAACTAAGCTCGATGAGTCTGGAAACCTGGTATATGAAGTATTTGAGCCTTCCGAAACACTGGCCGTAGGCGAAGTACTTTCACTCGAAGAGAAATTCCTGGCCGGAGAAGGACAAAACATCACACCTGCCCGTTTCTCCCGTGACCCACAGGCCAACAAAACTATTTCTGCGCAGGTTCGGGCAGTACTGGAAAAGACAGCCAAAATTTTACAGATTGAAGGCTATGCCCGGATTGATGCATTTGTGCGGGTATATGAGAATAATCAGGCAGAAACCATTATTATTGAAGTAAATTCACTGCCCGGCATGACACCAGCTACCTGTATCTTCCACCAGACGGCCATCAATGGATACAAGCCCTATCATTTTATTGATGCCATCCTGGACTTTGGAATGAAGAGAAAGGCAATCAGTCATTAG
- a CDS encoding DUF1206 domain-containing protein, which produces MANYSLSTSHIGHESQEWIKKLARFGFVAKGIIYVLLGIMAVMAAIGQGSTQEASKNGVAQLIFEQPFGRVLAILLVIGLAGYVIWRFVEAIMDPQGSGSDSKGMVKRIGYFISGLLYTGFAVSIIKQLIGSGGGSSNSQQTWTAKLLEMEAGPFILIVIGLIIVASGIAQFIKAYKAKFKKHLRLEGVQTETRKWITRIGKIGFTARGIVWLIVGYFIIRAGMQSDASEVQGSQGAFSFLQQMSYGHWILLVVAIGVTAYGVFQFVKARYYQINLH; this is translated from the coding sequence ATGGCAAACTACTCACTTTCAACTTCTCATATAGGACATGAATCCCAGGAATGGATAAAAAAACTGGCACGTTTTGGCTTTGTAGCCAAGGGGATTATTTATGTATTGTTAGGCATCATGGCCGTAATGGCGGCCATAGGACAGGGAAGTACGCAGGAGGCCAGTAAAAATGGGGTAGCTCAGCTTATTTTTGAACAGCCCTTCGGACGTGTTCTGGCTATTCTGCTGGTAATTGGCCTTGCGGGGTATGTGATCTGGCGCTTTGTAGAAGCCATTATGGATCCACAGGGATCAGGTTCGGATAGTAAAGGCATGGTGAAAAGAATCGGATACTTTATTAGCGGACTATTATATACTGGATTTGCTGTATCTATCATTAAACAACTAATTGGCAGCGGTGGTGGAAGCTCTAATTCCCAGCAAACCTGGACAGCCAAATTACTGGAAATGGAGGCAGGACCATTTATCCTGATCGTCATAGGTTTGATTATAGTGGCTTCCGGTATTGCACAGTTCATTAAAGCCTACAAAGCCAAGTTTAAAAAACATCTCCGGCTGGAGGGTGTACAAACAGAAACACGGAAATGGATTACCCGGATCGGGAAAATTGGTTTCACAGCCAGGGGCATTGTATGGCTGATCGTGGGATATTTTATTATCCGGGCAGGTATGCAGTCGGATGCCAGTGAAGTACAAGGTTCTCAGGGAGCTTTTAGTTTTTTGCAGCAAATGTCGTATGGACACTGGATACTCCTGGTTGTTGCGATTGGTGTAACGGCGTATGGCGTATTCCAGTTTGTAAAAGCTAGGTATTACCAGATTAATCTGCATTAA
- the radA gene encoding DNA repair protein RadA — protein MAKVKTSFFCQHCGHQSPKWLGRCPACGEWNTYVEELVQKEDKGDKGTWRVSTSQKVANKPRAIPEITYSEQHRTITRDKELNRVLGGGIVPGSIVLIGGEPGIGKSTLMLQVALNLPGKVLYVSGEESEQQIKMRAERLSTKGENCFILSETSTQNIFKQIEMFEPDVLVIDSIQTLQSSFIESAAGSVSQVRECTAELLKYAKESGTPVFLIGHITKEGTLAGPKVLEHMVDTVLQFEGDRHMAYRILRTTKNRFGSTSELGIYEMLGTGLREVSNPSEILISQRDEDLSGITIGAMLEGNRPLMIEIQSLVSPATYGTPQRSSTGFDAKRLNMLLAVLEKRGGYKLGVQDVFLNIAGGLKVEDPAIDLAVCASIISSYEDISIPHTTCFAAEVGLGGEVRAVNRIESRISEAEKLGFKEIYISKYNTKGLNFKQFNIGIRPVAKLDEIFTGILSS, from the coding sequence ATGGCCAAAGTTAAAACCTCTTTTTTTTGTCAGCATTGCGGACACCAGTCTCCCAAATGGCTGGGACGTTGTCCGGCTTGTGGCGAATGGAATACATACGTAGAAGAACTGGTACAAAAAGAAGACAAGGGTGACAAGGGAACCTGGCGGGTGAGCACCTCTCAGAAGGTAGCCAACAAACCCAGGGCGATTCCTGAAATTACCTATAGTGAACAGCACCGCACGATTACCAGAGATAAGGAATTAAACCGGGTATTAGGCGGAGGTATTGTTCCTGGTTCTATAGTATTGATCGGCGGCGAACCTGGTATTGGAAAATCTACCCTGATGTTACAAGTGGCCTTAAATCTGCCAGGTAAGGTGCTCTATGTTTCCGGAGAAGAAAGTGAACAACAAATAAAAATGCGTGCCGAACGGCTTTCTACCAAAGGCGAAAATTGCTTTATTCTTTCCGAAACTTCTACCCAGAATATATTCAAACAAATTGAAATGTTTGAGCCAGATGTACTCGTTATTGATTCCATTCAAACCCTGCAATCTTCATTTATTGAATCAGCCGCCGGAAGTGTATCGCAGGTGCGGGAATGTACGGCTGAGTTGTTAAAATATGCCAAAGAAAGCGGAACACCTGTTTTTCTGATCGGGCATATAACCAAAGAAGGTACGCTTGCCGGACCAAAAGTACTCGAACACATGGTAGACACTGTATTGCAGTTTGAGGGGGACCGCCACATGGCCTACCGGATCTTGCGCACCACCAAAAACCGCTTCGGCTCTACCTCTGAACTGGGTATTTACGAAATGCTGGGTACAGGTTTACGGGAAGTAAGCAATCCTTCAGAAATTTTAATCTCCCAGCGGGATGAAGATTTAAGTGGTATTACCATTGGAGCCATGCTGGAAGGCAACCGGCCGCTGATGATTGAGATTCAGTCGCTGGTAAGTCCGGCTACCTATGGAACTCCCCAGCGGAGCAGCACTGGTTTTGATGCCAAACGCCTGAATATGCTACTGGCTGTACTGGAAAAAAGAGGAGGTTACAAGCTCGGCGTACAAGACGTATTTTTGAATATTGCCGGTGGCTTAAAAGTAGAAGATCCTGCCATTGACCTGGCCGTTTGTGCCTCCATCATTTCTTCTTACGAAGACATTAGTATTCCGCATACCACCTGTTTTGCCGCAGAAGTAGGCCTTGGCGGAGAAGTACGCGCCGTAAACCGGATTGAAAGCCGCATTTCAGAAGCAGAGAAGCTGGGTTTTAAGGAAATCTATATTTCCAAGTACAATACCAAAGGTTTGAATTTTAAGCAATTCAACATAGGCATTCGTCCCGTAGCCAAGCTGGACGAAATATTTACAGGAATTTTGAGTAGCTAA